From a region of the Halolamina sp. CBA1230 genome:
- a CDS encoding DUF3311 domain-containing protein codes for MPNRTASFAWGAILFALMALAIPWFLWDVSTVVAGFPVWLWWHVGWMVLASIAFAVFTQRGWGLWMGGWSA; via the coding sequence ATGCCGAACCGAACTGCGTCGTTCGCCTGGGGAGCGATCCTGTTCGCGCTGATGGCGCTGGCGATCCCGTGGTTCCTCTGGGACGTCTCGACCGTCGTCGCCGGCTTCCCGGTCTGGCTCTGGTGGCACGTCGGTTGGATGGTGCTCGCTTCGATCGCGTTCGCCGTGTTCACCCAGCGGGGCTGGGGGCTCTGGATGGGCGGGTGGTCGGCGTGA